The Cystobacter ferrugineus genome has a window encoding:
- a CDS encoding TrmB family transcriptional regulator encodes MKTGTEVEASSTDLASLGLNAYESGVYLALLSRSGQGSTELAERAKVPRQRIYDVLRSLEAKGLCVARDTTPRTFFPTDPTTALPALSAKRAMELERERERTAAVALALAAQLGPLFQSGKGENDPLQYVEALADPARIAAQAIALASAAKHHVHSLIKRPLILSSEQNRRFLQVPLERGVHYRALYEREALDDPELREWMGTLSKKGQRIRVVHTLPVKMQVFDDEVALLSMQDPVGGPPSFTAVALRHRGAVALLNLAFERLWDEGTPYEDL; translated from the coding sequence GTGAAGACAGGGACAGAGGTGGAGGCTTCGAGCACGGACCTGGCGAGCCTCGGGCTCAACGCCTACGAGAGTGGCGTCTACCTCGCGTTGCTCTCCCGGAGCGGCCAGGGCTCCACGGAACTCGCCGAGCGGGCGAAGGTGCCGCGGCAGCGCATCTACGACGTGCTCCGCTCACTGGAGGCCAAGGGCCTGTGCGTCGCGCGTGACACCACCCCGCGCACGTTCTTCCCCACGGATCCGACGACGGCCCTGCCCGCGCTCAGCGCGAAGCGAGCCATGGAGCTCGAGCGCGAGCGCGAGCGGACGGCCGCGGTGGCCCTGGCGCTGGCGGCGCAACTCGGCCCCCTCTTCCAGTCGGGGAAGGGAGAGAACGATCCGCTGCAATATGTCGAGGCCCTGGCCGACCCCGCGCGCATCGCCGCGCAGGCCATCGCCCTCGCGAGCGCGGCGAAGCACCACGTCCACTCGCTCATCAAGCGCCCCCTCATCCTGTCCTCGGAGCAGAACCGCCGCTTCCTGCAGGTCCCGCTCGAGCGAGGCGTGCACTACCGCGCGCTCTATGAGCGGGAGGCACTGGACGATCCGGAGCTGCGCGAGTGGATGGGCACGCTGAGCAAGAAGGGGCAGCGGATCCGGGTCGTCCACACCCTGCCGGTGAAGATGCAGGTCTTCGACGACGAGGTCGCGCTGCTCTCGATGCAGGACCCGGTGGGCGGTCCGCCCAGCTTCACTGCCGTCGCCCTGCGCCACCGGGGCGCCGTCGCCCTGCTGAACCTCGCCTTCGAGCGGCTCTGGGACGAGGGCACGCCCTACGAGGACCTATGA
- a CDS encoding cytochrome P450, which translates to MTTTATSSLPSYDLFTPEMMTNPMPTLHRIRAENPLVWSPQLNAYVLTRYADILAALKDRRLASSNMANWMDLLTPEQQQELLPVRQSIQLWMGHTNEQDHLRFQLLLKRYFTPGTVDALRPRVRQITEELLDAAEPHGGTDVVEALAYPLPANVIAEMLGMPTRDREKLQAWSRDITALFGRSDIHQLRRSQRSVLEMQDYLRPLLEERRREPREDLISVLLAASKEGSLSEEEIVSNCVLLLFAGHETTANLIANGLVMLFEHPDQFELLKARPELMPTAVEEMMRCDGPASIISRVSTEPVEVCGHSFPAGKTFYLALGAGNRDPEVFPDPDRFDITRKPNRHLGFGMGSFYCLGAALARMEADECFRILLRRFPNIRPAYEKPDWQSGAPLSHNLKSLQVKF; encoded by the coding sequence ATGACGACGACCGCCACTTCTTCGCTTCCGTCCTACGATCTGTTCACGCCGGAGATGATGACGAACCCGATGCCCACGCTGCATCGGATTCGCGCCGAGAACCCGCTGGTCTGGAGCCCCCAGCTCAACGCCTATGTGCTCACGCGCTACGCGGACATCCTCGCGGCGTTGAAGGACCGGCGCCTGGCTTCCTCCAACATGGCGAACTGGATGGATCTGCTGACGCCGGAGCAGCAGCAGGAACTGCTCCCGGTGCGCCAGTCCATCCAGTTGTGGATGGGCCACACCAACGAGCAGGATCACCTGCGCTTCCAGCTCCTGCTCAAGCGCTACTTCACGCCCGGCACCGTGGATGCGCTTCGCCCTCGCGTGCGGCAAATCACCGAGGAGCTGCTCGACGCGGCCGAGCCCCACGGGGGGACGGACGTGGTGGAGGCGCTGGCCTATCCGCTGCCCGCCAACGTCATCGCCGAGATGTTGGGCATGCCCACGCGCGACCGGGAGAAGCTGCAGGCCTGGTCGCGTGACATCACCGCCCTCTTCGGGCGCTCGGACATCCACCAGCTGCGCCGCTCCCAGCGCAGCGTCCTGGAGATGCAGGACTACCTGCGCCCCCTGCTCGAGGAGCGCCGCCGCGAGCCCCGCGAGGATCTCATCAGCGTGCTGCTGGCCGCGTCGAAGGAGGGCTCCCTGAGCGAGGAGGAGATCGTGTCCAACTGCGTGCTCCTGCTCTTCGCCGGGCACGAGACGACGGCCAACCTCATCGCCAACGGCCTGGTGATGCTCTTCGAGCACCCCGACCAGTTCGAGCTCCTCAAGGCGCGGCCGGAGCTGATGCCCACGGCGGTGGAGGAGATGATGCGCTGCGATGGTCCCGCGAGCATCATCTCCCGGGTGAGCACCGAGCCGGTGGAGGTGTGTGGCCACTCCTTCCCGGCGGGCAAGACCTTCTACCTGGCCCTGGGGGCGGGCAACCGCGACCCGGAGGTGTTCCCGGATCCGGATCGCTTCGACATCACCCGCAAGCCCAACCGGCACCTGGGCTTCGGCATGGGGTCCTTCTACTGCCTGGGCGCGGCGCTGGCGCGCATGGAGGCGGATGAGTGCTTCCGCATCCTGCTGCGCCGCTTCCCGAACATCCGGCCCGCCTACGAGAAGCCGGACTGGCAGTCGGGGGCGCCCCTGTCCCACAACCTGAAGAGCCTCCAGGTGAAGTTCTAG
- the solA gene encoding N-methyl-L-tryptophan oxidase, protein MARIAVLGAGGVGSAVARFLAREGHAVTVVEQFTPDHDQGSSYGSSRIIRKTYPDGFYTALMREAYPLWAELEREAGEKLFARTGGLFFAPEAHPDLTAIRRALADNQVSFEELDPAACARKFPGFRLREGEAGVFEPEAGFLRASVCVRAQLRLASAHGAQVRAGVHVETLESRTESVALVLAGGEVLEFDRVVVCAGPWTAPLLARAVSLPFMVTRQVYCHFEPTEPLARFSAERFPVWIDFGTNFYGFPHDEHLPGVKVALHEPGPPTEPHRVDREIHESDREPLRRACAEHLPGLSPRVAFEKVCLYTMTPDHDFVVDRLPGEPRVTVVGGLSGHGFKFTVLLGRIAAWMATDQRVPWELSRFALARFA, encoded by the coding sequence ATGGCACGGATCGCCGTACTGGGAGCGGGCGGAGTGGGCAGTGCGGTGGCACGGTTCCTCGCTCGCGAGGGACACGCCGTCACCGTCGTGGAGCAATTCACGCCCGACCATGATCAGGGCAGCTCGTATGGCTCCTCGCGCATCATCCGCAAGACGTACCCGGATGGTTTCTACACGGCGCTGATGCGCGAAGCCTACCCGCTCTGGGCGGAGCTGGAGCGCGAGGCGGGAGAGAAGCTCTTCGCGCGCACGGGTGGCCTGTTCTTCGCCCCGGAGGCGCACCCGGACCTGACCGCCATCCGCCGGGCGCTCGCGGACAACCAGGTTTCCTTCGAGGAACTGGACCCCGCCGCGTGCGCGCGGAAGTTCCCCGGCTTCCGGCTGCGGGAAGGGGAGGCGGGGGTGTTCGAGCCCGAGGCGGGCTTCCTCCGGGCCTCCGTGTGCGTGCGCGCGCAGCTCCGCCTCGCGTCGGCGCACGGGGCTCAGGTGCGCGCGGGCGTGCATGTGGAGACCCTCGAGTCCCGGACGGAGAGCGTCGCCCTCGTGCTCGCGGGGGGCGAGGTGCTCGAGTTCGACCGGGTGGTGGTCTGCGCGGGACCCTGGACGGCCCCCCTGCTGGCGAGGGCGGTGTCGCTGCCGTTCATGGTGACGCGGCAGGTGTACTGCCACTTCGAGCCGACGGAGCCGCTCGCGCGGTTCAGCGCGGAGCGCTTCCCGGTGTGGATCGACTTCGGCACGAACTTCTACGGCTTCCCTCACGACGAACACCTGCCCGGCGTGAAGGTGGCGCTGCACGAGCCGGGTCCGCCCACCGAGCCCCACCGGGTGGACCGGGAGATCCACGAGTCGGACCGCGAGCCCCTACGCCGGGCCTGCGCGGAGCACCTGCCCGGGCTGTCACCGCGCGTGGCGTTCGAGAAGGTGTGCCTCTACACGATGACGCCGGACCACGACTTCGTGGTGGACAGGCTGCCCGGCGAGCCCCGAGTGACGGTGGTGGGCGGATTGAGCGGGCACGGCTTCAAGTTCACCGTGCTGCTCGGCCGGATCGCGGCCTGGATGGCCACGGACCAGCGGGTCCCCTGGGAGTTGTCACGCTTCGCCCTGGCCCGCTTCGCGTGA